One window from the genome of Bacillus rossius redtenbacheri isolate Brsri chromosome 10, Brsri_v3, whole genome shotgun sequence encodes:
- the LOC134536310 gene encoding uncharacterized protein LOC134536310 — protein sequence MKYRQVLKAAEERDCREPRGDPSTASSVSTASSRLSEHRPRSTEPGRTSWQLGSLTEEEVTRRLDRELARASQEFDDDNDDVDKACVWRQARALRQTEAELGRRQAEHPDLHGLRKMLTKVGGPLREEEVTWRLEQELARAGQELDDDAACARRVARALRQTEAEMGRQQAEPLELRRLREMRAKVGGSLREEEVTWRLEQELAQAGQEPDDGNACARRVARSLRQTEAELGRRIEPEPPELRRLREMRAKVGGPLAQDPIIPPARDIEALKSRLSSLRTRRMAVEAAADIPEFIIVDQRKPDTMSPGYLRSGRVSAEPPTEILIDL from the exons ATGAAATACCGGCAGGTGCTCAAGGCCGCCGAGGAGCGCGACTGTCGCGAGCCGCGGGGAGACCCATCGACGGCGTCGTCGGTGTCGACTGCGTCTTCGCGGCTCAGCGAGCACCGACCACGCAGCAC GGAACCTGGCCGCACCAGCTGGCAGTTGGGGTCCTTGACGGAGGAAGAGGTGACACGGCGGCTAGATCGGGAGCTTGCACGGGCAAGCCAGGAGTTTGACGACGACAACGACGACGTCGACAAGGCATGCGTGTGGCGACAGGCGAGGGCTCTGCGCCAGACAGAGGCCGAGCTGGGCCGGCGGCAGGCTGAGCATCCGGACCTCCACGGGCTCCGAAAGATGCTGACCAAGGTGGGTGGCCCCCTGAGGGAGGAAGAGGTGACGTGGCGGCTGGAGCAGGAGCTGGCACGGGCAGGCCAGGAGCTCGACGACGACGCGGCGTGCGCGCGGCGGGTGGCGAGAGCTTTGCGCCAGACAGAGGCCGAGATGGGTCGGCAGCAGGCAGAGCCGCTGGAGCTCCGCAGGTTGCGGGAGATGCGCGCCAAGGTGGGCGGCTCCCTGAGGGAGGAAGAGGTGACGTGGCGGCTGGAGCAGGAGCTTGCGCAGGCAGGCCAGGAGCCAGACGACGGCAATGCGTGCGCGCGGCGGGTGGCGAGGTCTCTACGCCAAACAGAGGCCGAGCTGGGTCGGCGGATCGAACCGGAGCCGCCGGAGCTCCGCAGGTTGCGGGAGATGCGCGCCAAGGTGGGCGGCCCTCTGGCGCAGGACCCCATCATCCCACCTGCGCGGGACATCGAGGCGCTGAAGAGCAGGCTGTCGTCTCTCAGGACACGCCGGATGGCAGTTGAGGCCGCAGCAGACATCCCAGAGTTTATCATAGTCGACCAGAGAAAACCTGACACAATGTCCCCCGGCTACCTCCGATCGGGACGGGTGTCTGCGGAGCCACCCACTGAAATCTTAATAGATTTATAA